Proteins encoded together in one Micromonospora kangleipakensis window:
- a CDS encoding ATP-dependent helicase, with translation MQAYRLVRRPAEAAPGDGRSGGVARGDGRSGGTTAAERRPEGSAGDAAHPAARRADPAQAEVVAHTDGPMLVVGGPGTGKTSALIEAVAARVAEGVDPERILVLTFGRRGATDLRHRIEARIAGDGHRVVREPLVRTFPAYAFGLLRRAAAERGEPSPRLLTGPEQDLIIRELLDVVGEEPEDDPVGWPADLRPALRTRAFAAQLRDLLMRAAERGVGPVELARLGEKLGRADWPAAARFLREYVAVLALRDVSNRGSVAYDPAELVRAATGMLLDDPELLAAERRRLAHVYVDELADTDPAQLDLLAVIAGGGKPLVAFADPDSSTYAFRGADPAGVTTFPHRFRTASGAPAAQILLTTSYRAGPGLLAATARLGRRLRGPAAHRRLCPLPDAAPGSVEVRTFRSATSESAWLAHALREAHLLDGVPWSRMAVLVRSTGRQLPSLRRALHTAGVPTVVHGEDLPLHLQPGVAPLLLLLRCALEPERLDEESAVALLHSPLGGADPLAERRLRQGLRALALAGGDRRPSGELIVEALRDPAELAAIDRRWAAPAQAVAALLETARQAAAAPGATAEGVLWAVWRDSGLAERWAGAITRGRAATGEHETAQRWRAEAADRDLDAVLVLFDAAARFTDRLPGARTEVFLDHVLGQDLPADTLAASADRGDAVRLLTAHAAKGLEWDLVAVAGVQEGVWPDLRLRGSLLGSERLVDVLAGRADGAGTRASLVGQTSALLDEERRLFHVAVSRARHRLLVTAVASAAVGGDDHEEQPSRFLHELVATEPPATGAGPTPPGPKPPDPKPADPTPAEPGGAQPEADPAPRDGAALTVPGADGGHPGDGAALTVEGEPHDDGEADRPGALPVTLPPRGLTLSALVAELRTAVTDPAAPPGRRRAAAAELARLAAAGVPGAHPEDWWGLRGLSDDRPLVDEGEPVRVTPSAMESALRCSLRWLLERHGGSGPASAAQGVGNLVHAAAMLAEDASVDRTALLEYVAARFDAIELAARWMVGPERARAEAMVDKLLRWLAGNPRRLLAIEHEFAVRLDDPQRPVELTGRVDRLEVDADGRLVVIDLKTGKSTAVTEREVAEHPQLGAYQAAVEAGAFAEFGDEPGGAALVQLGTGAKDAKEQTQAAAGEGPEAGWATALVRRTADTMAAATFAAVANSKCRVCPVRTSCPVSGQGRQVVEPPTTRVVRSTREREE, from the coding sequence ATGCAGGCGTACCGGCTGGTGCGTCGGCCCGCCGAGGCGGCCCCGGGGGACGGGCGGTCCGGCGGGGTGGCGCGGGGGGACGGTCGGTCCGGAGGGACGACCGCGGCGGAACGCCGGCCCGAGGGGTCGGCGGGCGATGCCGCGCACCCCGCGGCGCGACGGGCCGACCCGGCGCAGGCCGAGGTGGTGGCGCACACCGACGGGCCGATGCTCGTCGTCGGCGGTCCGGGCACCGGCAAGACCAGCGCCCTGATCGAGGCGGTCGCCGCCCGGGTCGCCGAGGGCGTCGACCCGGAGCGCATCCTGGTGCTCACCTTCGGCCGGCGGGGCGCCACCGATCTGCGCCACCGGATCGAGGCGCGGATCGCCGGGGACGGGCACCGGGTGGTCCGCGAGCCGCTGGTGCGGACCTTCCCGGCGTACGCCTTCGGCCTGCTCCGCCGGGCCGCCGCCGAGCGGGGCGAGCCGTCGCCCCGGCTGCTCACCGGCCCCGAGCAGGATCTGATCATCCGCGAGCTGCTGGACGTGGTCGGCGAGGAGCCCGAGGACGACCCGGTCGGCTGGCCGGCGGACCTGCGCCCCGCCCTGCGCACCCGGGCGTTCGCCGCCCAGCTCCGCGACCTGCTGATGCGCGCCGCCGAGCGCGGCGTCGGCCCGGTCGAGCTCGCCCGGCTGGGGGAGAAGTTGGGCCGCGCCGACTGGCCGGCCGCCGCGCGCTTCCTCCGGGAGTACGTCGCCGTCCTCGCCCTGCGCGACGTGAGCAACCGCGGCTCGGTGGCGTACGACCCGGCCGAGCTGGTCCGGGCCGCCACCGGGATGCTGCTCGACGATCCGGAGCTGCTGGCCGCCGAGCGCCGCCGGCTGGCCCACGTCTACGTCGACGAGCTGGCCGACACCGACCCCGCCCAGCTCGACCTGCTCGCCGTGATCGCCGGCGGCGGCAAGCCCCTGGTCGCGTTCGCCGACCCGGATTCGTCCACGTACGCCTTCCGCGGCGCCGACCCGGCCGGGGTGACCACCTTCCCGCACCGGTTCCGCACCGCCTCCGGTGCGCCGGCCGCCCAGATCCTGCTCACCACCTCCTACCGGGCCGGCCCCGGGCTGCTGGCGGCCACCGCGCGGCTGGGCCGCCGGCTGCGCGGCCCGGCGGCGCACCGCAGGCTCTGCCCGCTGCCAGACGCCGCGCCCGGCTCGGTCGAGGTCCGCACGTTCCGCTCGGCCACCAGCGAGTCGGCCTGGCTGGCCCACGCCCTGCGCGAGGCCCACCTGCTCGACGGGGTGCCCTGGTCCCGGATGGCGGTGCTGGTCCGCTCGACCGGCCGGCAGCTGCCGTCGCTGCGCCGCGCCCTGCACACCGCCGGCGTGCCGACCGTCGTGCACGGCGAGGACCTGCCGCTGCACCTGCAACCCGGGGTGGCGCCGCTGCTGCTCCTGCTCCGCTGCGCGCTGGAGCCGGAGCGGCTGGACGAGGAGTCCGCGGTCGCCCTGCTGCACTCGCCGCTCGGCGGCGCCGACCCGCTCGCCGAGCGGCGGCTCCGCCAGGGGCTGCGCGCGCTCGCGCTGGCCGGCGGCGACCGGCGGCCCTCCGGCGAGCTGATCGTGGAGGCGCTGCGCGACCCGGCCGAGCTGGCCGCGATCGACCGGCGCTGGGCCGCGCCCGCACAGGCGGTGGCGGCCCTGCTGGAGACCGCCCGGCAGGCCGCGGCCGCTCCCGGCGCCACCGCCGAGGGCGTGCTCTGGGCGGTCTGGCGGGACAGTGGCCTGGCCGAACGCTGGGCCGGGGCGATCACCCGGGGGCGGGCGGCCACCGGGGAGCACGAGACCGCGCAGCGCTGGCGGGCCGAGGCGGCCGACCGGGACCTCGACGCGGTGCTGGTGCTCTTCGACGCGGCGGCCCGGTTCACCGACCGGCTACCCGGCGCGCGGACCGAGGTCTTCCTCGACCACGTGCTCGGGCAGGACCTGCCGGCCGACACCCTGGCGGCCAGCGCCGACCGGGGCGACGCGGTCCGGCTGCTCACCGCGCACGCCGCCAAGGGTCTGGAATGGGATCTGGTCGCGGTCGCCGGCGTGCAGGAGGGCGTCTGGCCGGACCTGCGGCTGCGCGGCAGCCTGCTCGGCTCCGAGCGGCTGGTCGACGTGCTGGCCGGCCGGGCGGACGGCGCCGGCACCCGGGCCAGCCTGGTCGGGCAGACCTCGGCGCTGCTGGACGAGGAGCGCCGGCTCTTCCACGTCGCGGTCAGCCGGGCCCGGCACCGGCTGCTGGTCACCGCGGTCGCGTCGGCCGCCGTCGGCGGCGACGACCACGAGGAGCAGCCGAGCCGCTTCCTGCACGAGCTGGTTGCCACCGAGCCACCCGCGACCGGCGCCGGGCCGACGCCGCCCGGCCCGAAGCCGCCCGATCCGAAGCCTGCCGACCCGACCCCTGCCGAACCCGGGGGCGCCCAACCCGAGGCCGACCCCGCTCCGCGTGACGGCGCCGCGCTGACCGTGCCCGGGGCCGACGGCGGCCACCCGGGTGACGGCGCGGCGCTGACCGTCGAGGGCGAGCCGCACGACGACGGCGAGGCCGACCGGCCGGGCGCGCTGCCGGTCACCCTCCCGCCGCGTGGGCTCACCCTGTCGGCGCTGGTGGCGGAGCTGCGTACCGCGGTCACCGACCCGGCGGCGCCGCCCGGCCGGCGGCGCGCGGCGGCGGCCGAGCTGGCCCGGCTGGCCGCCGCCGGGGTCCCCGGCGCGCACCCGGAGGACTGGTGGGGGCTGCGCGGCCTCTCCGACGACCGGCCGCTGGTGGACGAGGGCGAGCCGGTCCGGGTCACCCCGTCGGCGATGGAGAGCGCGCTGCGGTGCAGCCTGCGCTGGCTGCTGGAGCGGCACGGGGGCAGCGGCCCGGCCAGCGCCGCCCAGGGGGTGGGCAACCTGGTGCACGCCGCCGCGATGCTCGCCGAGGACGCCAGCGTCGACCGGACCGCCCTGCTGGAGTACGTGGCCGCCCGCTTCGACGCGATCGAGCTGGCCGCCCGCTGGATGGTCGGCCCGGAACGGGCCCGCGCCGAGGCGATGGTGGACAAGCTGCTCCGCTGGCTCGCCGGCAACCCGCGCCGGCTGCTCGCCATCGAGCACGAGTTCGCGGTCCGCCTCGACGACCCGCAGCGGCCCGTCGAGCTGACCGGCCGGGTGGACCGGCTGGAGGTCGACGCCGACGGCCGGCTGGTGGTGATCGACCTCAAGACCGGCAAGTCCACCGCGGTCACCGAGCGGGAGGTCGCCGAGCACCCGCAGCTCGGGGCGTACCAGGCGGCGGTGGAGGCGGGGGCGTTCGCCGAGTTCGGCGACGAGCCCGGCGGCGCCGCGCTGGTCCAGCTCGGCACCGGGGCGAAGGACGCCAAGGAGCAGACCCAGGCCGCGGCCGGGGAGGGCCCGGAGGCCGGCTGGGCGACCGCGCTGGTCCGGCGCACCGCCGATACGATGGCCGCCGCCACCTTCGCCGCAGTCGCCAACTCGAAGTGCCGGGTCTGCCCGGTCCGCACGAGCTGCCCGGTGTCCGGGCAGGGCCGCCAGGTCGTCGAACCGCCGACCACCCGAGTCGTCCGGAGCACCCGTGAGCGCGAGGAGTGA
- a CDS encoding TIGR00730 family Rossman fold protein, which produces MAAICVFCASSRTLDRRWLDLAAETGAEVARRGHTVVSGGGCVGMMGALADGARAAGGPTLGVIPQALVDLEVADLASDELLVTDGMASRKTLMIDKSDAFITLPGGLGTLDELFEVWTTATLAMHAKPMVLVDADGFYRPLLDWLHTLADQHFLKPAGLNLLTVAQSVPEALDILESRLI; this is translated from the coding sequence GTGGCCGCGATCTGCGTGTTCTGCGCGTCCTCCCGCACCCTCGACCGGCGCTGGCTGGACCTGGCGGCCGAGACCGGCGCGGAGGTGGCCCGGCGCGGGCACACCGTGGTCAGCGGGGGTGGCTGCGTCGGGATGATGGGGGCGCTGGCGGACGGGGCGCGGGCCGCCGGCGGGCCGACCCTCGGCGTCATCCCGCAGGCCCTGGTCGACCTGGAAGTCGCCGACCTGGCCTCCGACGAGCTGCTGGTCACCGACGGCATGGCCAGCCGCAAGACGCTGATGATCGACAAGTCGGACGCCTTCATCACCCTGCCCGGCGGTCTGGGCACCCTCGACGAGCTGTTCGAGGTGTGGACCACCGCCACGCTCGCCATGCACGCCAAGCCGATGGTGCTCGTGGACGCCGACGGCTTCTACCGCCCCCTGCTCGACTGGCTGCACACCCTGGCCGACCAGCACTTCCTCAAGCCCGCCGGCCTCAACCTCCTCACGGTGGCCCAGTCCGTCCCCGAAGCCCTCGACATCCTCGAATCCCGCCTCATCTGA
- a CDS encoding TIGR00730 family Rossman fold protein: MSQSNGRQQPGPDRGRERHRGAVTLRRGAIPTSTADQRLLDSRGRGDWKTKDAWRALRILSEFVEGFDTLADLPPAVSVFGSARSMPESPECRMAEELGGALARAGYAVITGGGPGVMEAANRGASEAGGLSVGLGIELPFEQGLNDWVDLAIDFRYFFARKTMFVKYAQAFVVLPGGFGTMDELFESLTLVQTGKVTRFPVVLMGVDYWRGLLDWLRDSMAAEGKIGPSDLELICLTDDVDAAVRHIVEAEAVLSAEQEAVRAEAVARKEADQRAAADEGGKG; this comes from the coding sequence ATGAGCCAGAGCAACGGGCGGCAGCAGCCCGGCCCGGACCGGGGACGGGAGCGGCACCGGGGCGCCGTCACGCTGCGCCGCGGCGCCATCCCGACCAGCACCGCCGACCAGCGGCTGCTCGACTCCCGGGGGCGCGGCGACTGGAAGACCAAGGACGCCTGGCGGGCGCTGCGCATCCTGTCGGAGTTCGTCGAGGGCTTCGACACCCTCGCCGACCTGCCACCCGCGGTCAGCGTCTTCGGCTCGGCCCGCAGCATGCCGGAGAGCCCGGAGTGCCGGATGGCCGAGGAGCTGGGCGGCGCCCTGGCCCGGGCCGGGTACGCGGTGATCACCGGCGGCGGCCCGGGCGTGATGGAGGCGGCCAACCGGGGGGCCAGCGAGGCGGGCGGCCTCTCCGTCGGGCTCGGCATCGAGCTCCCGTTCGAGCAGGGGCTCAACGACTGGGTCGACCTGGCCATCGACTTCCGCTACTTCTTCGCCCGCAAGACCATGTTCGTCAAGTACGCGCAGGCGTTCGTCGTGCTGCCCGGGGGCTTCGGCACCATGGACGAGCTGTTCGAGTCGCTCACGCTGGTGCAGACCGGCAAGGTCACCCGCTTCCCGGTGGTGCTGATGGGCGTGGACTACTGGCGCGGGCTGCTCGACTGGCTGCGCGACAGCATGGCCGCCGAGGGCAAGATCGGCCCGTCCGACCTGGAGCTGATCTGCCTCACCGACGACGTCGACGCGGCGGTCCGGCACATCGTGGAGGCCGAGGCGGTGCTCTCCGCCGAGCAGGAGGCGGTCCGCGCGGAGGCGGTCGCCCGCAAAGAGGCCGACCAGCGGGCCGCCGCCGACGAGGGCGGGAAGGGCTGA
- the dapE gene encoding succinyl-diaminopimelate desuccinylase produces MENPLTPEVLADPVALTRALVDIESVSLNEKAIADCVEEVLREAPHLTTFRHGNTVMARTDLGRAQRVVLAGHLDTVPLNDNFPSTMRGDLMYGCGTSDMKSGVAFALHLAVTLPDPRYDVTYFFYEAEEIESKYNGLTLVAEAHPEWLQADFAVLLEPTYGIVEAGCQGTMRAIVTTHGERAHAARSWHGVNAIHGAGEVLNRLRSYEARRVTIDGCDYREGLNAVRIAGGVAGNVIPDRCEIEINYRYAPDRDPAAAEAHLREVFAGFDLEVTDAAAGAAPGLDAPPAQEFLAAVGAAPIGKLGWTDVARFAAMGIPALNFGPGDPNLAHHKDEHVELTKIRDGAATLHRWLAPA; encoded by the coding sequence ATGGAGAACCCGTTGACCCCCGAGGTCTTGGCTGATCCGGTGGCGCTGACGCGCGCCCTGGTCGACATAGAGTCCGTCTCCCTCAACGAGAAGGCGATCGCCGACTGCGTGGAGGAGGTGCTGCGCGAGGCGCCGCACCTGACCACGTTCCGGCACGGCAACACGGTGATGGCGCGTACCGACCTGGGCCGGGCGCAGCGGGTGGTGCTCGCCGGCCACCTGGACACCGTGCCGCTCAACGACAACTTCCCGTCCACCATGCGCGGCGACCTGATGTACGGCTGCGGCACCTCCGACATGAAGTCCGGGGTGGCGTTCGCGCTGCACCTCGCGGTGACCCTGCCGGACCCGCGCTACGACGTGACGTACTTCTTCTACGAGGCCGAGGAGATCGAGTCGAAGTACAACGGGCTCACCCTGGTCGCCGAGGCGCACCCGGAGTGGCTCCAGGCGGACTTCGCGGTGCTGCTCGAGCCGACGTACGGGATCGTCGAGGCCGGGTGCCAGGGCACCATGCGGGCGATCGTCACCACGCACGGCGAGCGGGCCCACGCGGCGCGGTCCTGGCACGGGGTGAACGCCATCCACGGTGCGGGCGAGGTGCTGAACCGGCTGCGGTCGTACGAGGCGCGGCGGGTCACCATCGACGGCTGTGACTACCGGGAGGGCCTGAACGCGGTCCGGATCGCCGGCGGGGTGGCCGGCAACGTCATCCCGGACCGGTGCGAGATCGAGATCAACTACCGGTACGCCCCGGACCGCGACCCGGCGGCCGCCGAGGCGCACCTGCGGGAGGTCTTCGCCGGCTTCGACCTCGAGGTGACGGACGCGGCGGCGGGCGCGGCCCCCGGCCTGGACGCGCCGCCGGCGCAGGAGTTCCTGGCCGCGGTGGGCGCGGCCCCGATCGGCAAGCTGGGCTGGACGGACGTGGCCCGGTTCGCGGCGATGGGGATCCCGGCGCTGAACTTCGGCCCGGGCGACCCGAACCTGGCCCACCACAAGGACGAGCACGTCGAGCTCACCAAGATCCGCGACGGCGCGGCGACCCTGCACCGCTGGCTGGCCCCCGCCTGA
- the dapD gene encoding 2,3,4,5-tetrahydropyridine-2,6-dicarboxylate N-succinyltransferase, with translation MTNAQSAWGIGLATVTADDQVLDTWYPTGKLGLGELPLVPGEDQADVLDLPPGAVGERALPGLRTAQVVTVIGSLDDPIKDAADAYLRLHLLSHRLARPNELNLDGIFGKLANVAWTSAGPCPPERVDELRVIERGAGRHLAVYGLDKFPRMTDYVVPSGVRIADADRVRLGAHLAAGTTVMHEGFVNFNAGTLGTSMVEGRIVQGVLVGDGSDIGGGASIMGTLSGGGTEKVRIGERSLVGANAGVGISLGDDCVVEAGCYITAASKITLPDGRVVKARELSGVDGLLFWRNSVTGALEAKQRSGRGIELNAALHAND, from the coding sequence GTGACCAACGCACAGTCTGCCTGGGGCATCGGCCTCGCCACCGTGACCGCTGACGACCAGGTGCTCGACACCTGGTACCCGACCGGCAAGCTGGGCCTCGGCGAGCTGCCGCTGGTCCCCGGGGAGGACCAGGCCGACGTGCTGGACCTGCCACCGGGCGCGGTCGGCGAGCGGGCGCTGCCCGGTCTGCGTACGGCCCAGGTGGTGACGGTGATCGGGTCGCTGGACGACCCGATCAAGGACGCCGCCGACGCGTACCTCCGGCTGCACCTGCTCTCCCACCGCCTGGCGCGGCCCAACGAGCTGAACCTCGACGGCATCTTCGGCAAGCTGGCGAACGTGGCCTGGACCTCGGCCGGGCCGTGCCCGCCGGAGCGGGTGGACGAGCTGCGCGTGATCGAGCGGGGCGCCGGCCGCCACCTGGCCGTGTACGGGCTGGACAAGTTCCCCCGGATGACCGACTACGTGGTCCCCTCCGGCGTGCGGATCGCCGACGCGGACCGGGTCCGGCTCGGCGCGCACCTGGCCGCCGGGACCACTGTGATGCACGAGGGCTTCGTCAACTTCAACGCCGGGACGCTGGGCACCTCGATGGTGGAGGGGCGGATCGTGCAGGGCGTGCTGGTCGGCGACGGCTCCGACATCGGCGGCGGCGCCTCGATCATGGGCACCCTCTCCGGCGGCGGCACCGAGAAGGTGCGCATCGGCGAGCGGAGCCTGGTCGGCGCGAACGCCGGAGTCGGCATCTCCCTCGGCGACGACTGCGTGGTCGAGGCGGGCTGCTACATCACCGCCGCGTCGAAGATCACCCTGCCGGACGGCCGGGTGGTGAAGGCCCGCGAGCTCTCCGGCGTGGACGGGCTGCTCTTCTGGCGCAACTCGGTCACCGGCGCGCTGGAGGCGAAGCAGCGCAGCGGCCGGGGCATCGAGCTGAACGCCGCCCTGCACGCCAACGACTGA
- a CDS encoding sugar O-acetyltransferase — MSSMRERMLAGEAYIADDPEIIADLDRAARLTERFNTSPAEDPESRLAALRELLGSLGEEAWVRPPFHCDYGWQTHIGPRSFVNFNAVFLDVARITIGADVQIGPNVQLLTATHPVEAEPRRAKWEAAEPITIGDNVWLGGGVIVLAGVTIGENTVVGAGAVVTKDLPANVVALGNPARVVRELA; from the coding sequence GTGAGCTCCATGAGGGAACGCATGCTCGCCGGCGAGGCGTACATCGCCGACGACCCCGAGATCATCGCCGACCTGGACCGGGCCGCCCGGCTGACCGAACGCTTCAACACCAGCCCGGCGGAGGACCCGGAAAGCCGGCTCGCGGCGCTGCGAGAACTCCTCGGCTCGCTCGGCGAGGAGGCCTGGGTCCGGCCACCCTTCCACTGCGACTACGGCTGGCAGACCCACATCGGCCCGCGGAGCTTCGTCAACTTCAACGCGGTCTTCCTCGACGTCGCCCGGATCACCATCGGCGCCGACGTCCAGATCGGACCGAACGTCCAACTCCTCACCGCCACCCACCCGGTCGAGGCGGAGCCGCGCCGGGCCAAGTGGGAGGCGGCCGAGCCGATCACCATCGGGGACAACGTCTGGCTCGGCGGCGGGGTCATCGTCCTCGCCGGAGTCACCATCGGCGAGAACACGGTGGTCGGCGCGGGAGCCGTCGTGACGAAGGACCTCCCGGCCAACGTGGTCGCGCTCGGTAACCCCGCCCGGGTGGTACGCGAACTCGCCTGA
- a CDS encoding nucleoside/nucleotide kinase family protein, whose translation MPPAQVLPFDELAARARALADAGPRQLLGIAGAPGAGKSTLAERLVAAVGPAARLVPMDGFHLAQSELVRLGRQERKGAPDTFDVNGFVSVLRRLRRLEPTSVWAPAFRRDLEEPVAGAIEVPPEVRLVVTEGNYLLLRDEPWEEVRTLLHEIWFLDLDAELRLRRLTARHEAYGKSPEQARAWALGSDEANAAVVSGTAAHADLVVRLAEPPPG comes from the coding sequence ATGCCTCCGGCGCAGGTCCTGCCCTTCGACGAGCTGGCCGCCCGGGCGCGGGCCCTCGCCGACGCCGGTCCGCGGCAGCTGCTCGGCATCGCCGGCGCGCCCGGGGCGGGCAAGTCCACGCTGGCCGAGCGGCTCGTCGCGGCGGTCGGGCCGGCCGCCCGGCTGGTGCCGATGGACGGCTTCCACCTCGCCCAGTCCGAGCTGGTCCGGCTCGGCCGGCAGGAGCGCAAGGGCGCACCGGACACCTTCGACGTCAACGGATTCGTCTCGGTGCTGCGCCGCCTGCGTCGGCTGGAGCCGACCTCGGTCTGGGCGCCGGCGTTCCGCCGGGATCTGGAGGAGCCGGTCGCCGGGGCGATCGAGGTGCCGCCCGAGGTCCGGCTGGTGGTGACCGAGGGGAACTACCTCCTGCTGCGGGACGAGCCGTGGGAGGAGGTCCGGACCCTGCTGCACGAGATCTGGTTCCTCGATCTCGACGCCGAGCTGCGGCTGCGCCGGCTCACCGCCCGGCACGAGGCGTACGGGAAGTCGCCGGAGCAGGCCCGGGCCTGGGCGCTCGGCAGCGACGAGGCCAACGCGGCCGTGGTGTCCGGCACCGCCGCCCACGCCGACCTGGTGGTGCGGCTGGCCGAGCCCCCGCCCGGGTGA
- a CDS encoding SIMPL domain-containing protein — protein MADAPVVAVRGEAYREVAPELAEFTVTATARDRDRETTLTRLAERAAAVRVLLDSAGPAIERRETGQLRVWPETKRSGERVVAYHGTVGTTVTVTDFTALGELMLRLADQDQVEVSGPWWSLRPDSPAYREARRAAIADALARAREYAEALGARVTALLELADTGTGAQPMLARSAFGKGAGGPAAGGAPELELDPRPQTVQAAVEARFTISEPVLG, from the coding sequence ATGGCGGACGCACCGGTCGTGGCGGTACGCGGCGAGGCGTACCGGGAGGTCGCCCCCGAGCTGGCCGAGTTCACGGTGACCGCGACCGCCCGGGACCGGGACCGGGAGACCACGTTGACCCGGCTGGCCGAGCGGGCCGCCGCGGTCCGGGTGCTGCTCGACTCCGCCGGCCCGGCCATCGAGCGGCGGGAGACCGGTCAGCTGCGGGTCTGGCCCGAGACGAAGCGCTCGGGCGAGCGGGTGGTGGCGTACCACGGCACGGTGGGCACCACCGTCACCGTCACCGACTTCACCGCGCTCGGCGAGCTGATGCTGCGGCTGGCCGACCAGGACCAGGTCGAGGTGTCCGGCCCGTGGTGGTCGCTGCGGCCGGACAGCCCCGCGTACCGGGAGGCCCGGCGGGCCGCGATCGCGGACGCCCTGGCCCGCGCCCGGGAGTACGCGGAGGCGCTCGGCGCCCGGGTGACCGCCCTGCTGGAGCTCGCCGACACCGGTACGGGTGCCCAGCCGATGCTGGCCCGCTCCGCGTTCGGCAAGGGTGCCGGCGGGCCGGCTGCCGGCGGCGCGCCGGAGCTGGAGCTCGACCCGCGCCCGCAGACGGTGCAGGCCGCGGTGGAGGCGCGCTTCACCATCAGCGAGCCGGTGCTCGGCTGA
- a CDS encoding prephenate dehydrogenase: protein MTDGVTDPRPVLGERTAAVVGTGLIGGSVLLRLRAAGLDVVGWDPDPATRRYAHEQGVVCPDTLEQAVAGRDVVFLCGPLPSLPGTLSRVAAATDEHCVLTDVGSTKAEVAVAAMAQGLGHRFVPGHPMAGADRAGLASATPALLDGAAWVLCPTGSGMAAFRRLAALVIDVFRARVVPMSAAEHDVVAALSSHVPHLLAGALAGAVHRSALREAVLALAAGSFADGTRVAGGPPDRTANMLLANRGPALTGLDAVRAVLDELADAVRAGDRATLTALLDEGRTVRAAVRGRAFTAHRREFPAAVDHAGELAYLRGLGAAGGHLTECRVEAGAVVYTAHLPASAG, encoded by the coding sequence ATGACTGACGGGGTGACCGATCCGCGTCCGGTCCTCGGCGAGCGTACGGCCGCGGTGGTCGGTACCGGACTGATCGGCGGGTCGGTGCTGCTGCGGCTGCGCGCGGCCGGGCTCGACGTCGTCGGATGGGACCCGGACCCGGCCACCCGCCGGTACGCCCACGAGCAGGGCGTCGTCTGCCCGGACACCCTGGAGCAGGCGGTCGCCGGCCGGGACGTGGTGTTCCTCTGCGGCCCGCTGCCCAGCCTGCCGGGGACGCTGTCCCGGGTCGCCGCCGCCACCGACGAGCACTGCGTCCTCACCGACGTGGGCAGCACCAAGGCGGAGGTGGCCGTGGCCGCCATGGCGCAGGGGCTGGGGCACCGGTTCGTCCCCGGTCATCCGATGGCCGGCGCCGACCGCGCCGGTCTCGCCTCCGCCACCCCGGCGCTGCTCGACGGGGCGGCCTGGGTGCTCTGCCCGACCGGGTCGGGGATGGCCGCGTTCCGGCGGCTCGCCGCGCTGGTCATCGACGTCTTCCGGGCCCGGGTCGTGCCCATGTCCGCGGCGGAGCACGACGTGGTCGCGGCCCTCTCCTCGCACGTGCCGCACCTGCTGGCCGGCGCGCTGGCCGGGGCGGTGCACCGGTCCGCGCTGCGCGAGGCGGTGCTCGCCCTCGCCGCGGGCAGCTTCGCCGACGGAACCCGGGTGGCCGGCGGCCCGCCCGACCGGACCGCGAACATGCTGCTCGCCAACCGGGGACCGGCGCTGACCGGGCTGGACGCGGTCCGCGCCGTCCTCGACGAGCTGGCCGACGCGGTGCGGGCCGGTGACCGGGCCACCCTGACCGCCCTGCTCGACGAGGGCCGGACCGTCCGCGCCGCGGTGCGGGGTCGGGCCTTCACCGCCCACCGGCGGGAATTCCCGGCCGCGGTCGACCACGCCGGGGAGCTGGCCTACCTGCGGGGACTGGGCGCGGCCGGGGGCCACCTGACGGAGTGCCGGGTCGAGGCCGGGGCCGTCGTCTACACCGCCCACCTACCGGCGTCGGCCGGCTGA